Proteins from one Lepidochelys kempii isolate rLepKem1 chromosome 6, rLepKem1.hap2, whole genome shotgun sequence genomic window:
- the MLH3 gene encoding DNA mismatch repair protein Mlh3 isoform X3 — protein MIKCLVEDVRTRLRSGVAINSLAQCVEELVLNSIDAKATCVAIRVDLETFKVQVVDNGSGMGREDLNKVGNRYFTSKCNSVEDLENLKFYGFRGEAVASIANMASIVEISSKTNNTVKTFMKLFQNGKALEVCEAELTRPSGGTTVTVYNLFHQLPVRKKCMDPLLEFERVRQKIEALSLIHPSISFSLRNDASCSMMLHLPKTKDMCSRFCQIYGLGRTQKLRKINYTSGEFELSGYISSEGHYNKNMQFLFVNNRLVLKTRLHKLMDFLLRKESVICKAKGGPANRQMSSSPVRHRGPELYGIFVINVKCPYCEYDVCLEPAKTLIEFRNWDALLACIEEGVKTFLKQEHLFVELSGEDIKEFNEDNGFSLYRTGTLHTALSEVKSIQDNFKKTCDDIVDSYETFNLQSKAVKRKVTIQEKSSDLIGSNGNAGEKEVSPGLIIAEPADAASPLLNKEGTNSDFSESDISEQEPKEFSNPKMVFVSRKSSENLYGESRSERVEIDSYAKMPHCTENCVEDAKTQEDSAAQKSSINIAFGNGVTQGQHERVEDTADGPELLWGRVLMGMSDVMKEDSRKNKGPNNDGGGKVVRSVPLKLCSTGLITHVMQNQPPHEQTEMNCSLNMHSKPGPVSAKDIFGNKMSFSVQSLNVQDISSILNKEYTTLPNREVCRAYAYEWLENETVSGQKNEEVASITARGRRECVTSHTRELLPVTSLSFPHNENNPSNRRQMVELSVTPRTQAYKKLSLSIQLGSLERFRRHYGKVRSVPSVSIPEKRSEFEPPDVLGSLADLDSLKNQNNNFECVNICETQVLERADCNNSCQAGCLLSLERSQFCGKETLLDRKAPCVRESPMTLTDYSQIRRKDLSSSRLLGSLASKLSRMKGDHKEVLATEVVGQVDEQFQTDSSRKGDTLHLLSQTDDFLQSSYQMCQSTSQEAGIDDCILASASDEQDAPFKMYSTRGGTMENALNQSLLINTDGEYMAPTSSGLALQSEKCYSEDICKDGKIVAVSSKQTSEATELSSVTFSSSLEVLGDVKNAVQSKNEESILCSVWMQHFDVSLGKMVYVNKMTGLSTYSTPPTEELQAACTKDITTMAVNVVLQSGFQCRCHPFRSELVLPFLPRPREERILASQDFRDADGESLQSLFSEWDNPVFARCPEVAVDVSSGQAGSLAVKIHNILYPYRFTKEMINSMQVLHQVDNKFIACLINTRSEGNANADGNLLVLVDQHAAHERIRLEQLIADSYEKQREESGKKKLLSSTICPPLEIEVTEEQRRLLRCCHKSLEEVGLELSFPENNSSQILVGKVPLCFMEREANELRRKRQPVAKSIVEELIQEQVELLQTTGGAQGTLPLTFLKVLASQACHA, from the exons ATGATCAAATGTTTGGTGGAAGATGTACGCACCAGGTTACGCTCTGGAGTGGCCATCAACTCACTGGCCCAGTGTGTTGAAGAGCTTGTCCTCAATAGCATTGATGCTAAAGCAACATGCGTGGCCATACGGGTGGATTTGGAAACTTTCAAGGTCCAAGTGGTGGACaatggctctgggatggggagagaggaccTAAATAAAGTGGGTAATCGATATTTCACTAGTAAGTGCAATTCAGTGGAGGACTTAGAGAATCTGAAGTTCTATGGTTTCCGAGGGGAAGCTGTGGCCAGCATAGCAAATATGGCCAGCATAGTGGAAATTTCATCCAAGACCAACAATACAGTGAAAACCTTTATGAAACTGTTTCAGAATGGGAAAGCACTGGAAGTCTGTGAGGCTGAATTGACTAGACCAAGTGGTGGAACAACAGTGACTGTGTATAACCTGTTCCACCAGTTACCAGTGAGGAAAAAGTGCATGGATCCCTTGCTGGAATTTGAGAGGGTTAGGCAGAAGATAGAGGCTCTTTCTCTCATACATCCTTCCATCTCATTTTCCTTAAGAAATGATGCTTCCTGTTCTATGATGCTTCATCTACCAAAGACAAAAGATATGTGTTCCCGTTTTTGTCAGATTTATGGACTGGGAAGAACACAGAAATTACGAAAAATAAATTATACATCTGGGGAGTTTGAGTTAAGTGGCTATATCAGTTCTGAAGGGCATTACAATAAAAATATGCAGTTTTTGTTTGTGAATAATAGActggttttaaaaacaagattGCATAAACTCATGGACTTTTTATTAAGGAAAGAAAGTGTAATTTGCAAGGCAAAAGGTGGCCCTGCCAACAGACAAATGAGTTCAAGTCCTGTTCGGCATCGTGGCCCAGAGCTCTATGGAATCTTTGTTATCAATGTGAAGTGTCCTTACTGTGAATATGATGTGTGTCTGGAACCTGCAAAAACTCTGATAGAATTCCGCAATTGGGATGCTCTTTTAGCTTGCATTGAGGAAggagtgaaaacatttttaaaacaagaacacTTATTTGTTGAACTGTCTGGTGAAGACATAAAAGAATTTAATGAAGACAATGGCTTTAGTTTGTACAGGACCGGAACTCTGCATACTGCACTCTCTGAAGTAAAGAGCATACAAGACAATTTTAAGAAAACATGTGATGATATTGTAGATTCCTATGAAACTTTTAATTTGCAATCAAAAGCTGTCAAAAGAAAAGTGACTATTCAGGAAAAGTCTTCAGATCTCATAGGTTCAAATGGTAATGCTGGAGAAAAGGAAGTCTCCCCAGGTCTGATCATTGCTGAACCAGCTGACGCAGCGAGTCCTCTGCTCAACAAAGAAGGCACCAATTCTGATTTCTCAGAATCAGATATCTCAGAACAAGAGCCAAAAGAGTTCAGCAATCCCAAAATGGTGTTTGTGAGCCGCAAGTCTTCAGAAAATCTCTATGGGGAGTCCAGGTCAGAAAGAGTAGAAATAGACAGTTATGCTAAAATGCCACATTGTACTGAGAATTGTGTGGAAGATGCAAAAACACAGGAGGACAGCGCAGCTCAGAAAAGCAGCATCAACATTGCCTTTGGAAATGGTGTCACTCAGGGGCAGCATGAGAGAGTTGAAGATACAGCTGATGGACCAGAACTTCTTTGGGGGAGAGTATTGATGGGAATGTCTGATGTGATGAAAGAAGACAGTAGAAAAAATAAAGGGCCAAATAATGATGGTGGAGGAAAGGTTGTTAGATCTGTACCACTGAAGTTGTGTTCCACAGGCCTTATAACTCATGTGATGCAAAATCAGCCACCGCATGAACAAACTGAAATGAATTGCTCATTAAACATGCATTCTAAACCTGGTCCTGTAAGTGCCAAGGACATATTTGGAAACAAGATGAGCTTTTCAGTTCAGAGTCTAAATGTTCAGGATATTTCTAGTATTTTAAATAAAGAGTATACTACACTACCCAATAGAGAAGTATGCAGAGCATATGCATATGAGTGGTTAGAAAATGAGACTGTATCAGGCCAGAAGAATGAGGAGGTAGCTTCCATTACTGCACGAGGTAGAAGGGAGTGTGTAACATCACACACTAGAGAGTTGCTTCCCGTCACTTCCTTGAGTTTTCCTCATAATGAAAATaatccaagcaacagaaggcaaATGGTTGAGCTATCTGTTACGCCCAGAACTCAAGCCTATAAGAAGCTGAGTTTGTCCATACAGTTGGGGTCTTTAGAGCGATTCAGGAGACATTATGGGAAGGTCAGGAGTGTTCCATCAGTATCTATTCCAGAGAAGAGGAGTGAATTTGAACCTCCAGATGTTCTTGGTTCTCTAGCTGATCTTGACAGCTTGAAGAATCAGAATAACAATTTTGAATGTGTTAACATTTGTGAAACTCAAGTTCTGGAACGTGCTGATTGTAATAATAGTTGCCAAGCTGGTTGCCTCCTTTCCTTGGAGAGGTCTCAGTTCTGTGGGAAAGAAACTTTGTTAGACAGAAAAGCTCCTTGCGTGAGAGAGAGTCCTATGACATTGACTGACTACTCTCAAATAAGAAGAAAAGACCTAAGCAGCAGTAGATTACTGGGATCACTAGCTTCTAAACTGTCCAGAATGAAGGGTGACCACAAGGAAGTTTTAGCTACAGAAGTTGTGGGACAAGTTGATGAACAATTCCAAACAGATTCAAGCAGAAAAGGTGACACATTGCATCTTTTGTCTCAAACTGATGATTTTTTGCAGAGCTCTTATCAAATGTGCCAAAGCACCTCACAAGAAGCAGGGATAGATGATTGCATCCTTGCATCTGCTTCTGATGAGCAGGATGCTCCCTTCAAAATGTATAGTACAAGAGGAGGGACCATGGAAAATGCTCTGAACCAGTCACTGCTCATCAACACAGATGGGGAGTACATGGCCCCCACAAGCAGTGGTTTGGCATTACAAAGTGAAAAATGTTATTCTGAAGACATCTGTAAAGATGGAAAGATTGTGGCTGTATCTTCAAAGCAGACTTCAGAAGCCACTGAGCTTTCCAGTGTAACTTTTTCAAGTAGTTTGGAAGTACTTGGAGATGTCAAAAATGCAGTTCAGTCTAAAAATGAGGAATCAATATTGTGTTCTGTCTGGATGCAACACTTTGATGTTTCACTGGGTAAGATGGTATACGTCAATAAAATGACTGGACTAAGCACCTACAGTACTCCTCCAACTGAAGAACTTCAGGCTGCTTGTACTAAAGATATAACTACAATGGCTGTGAATGTTGTCTTACAGAGTG GGTTTCAGTGCAGGTGCCATCCTTTTAGAAGTGAGCTTGTTCTACCCTTCCTTCCTAGACCTCGGGAAGAGAGGATTCTGGCAAGCCAGGATTTCAGAG ATGCTGATGGGGAGTCTCTCCAGTCCTTGTTTTCAGAGTGGGACAATCCTGTATTTGCTCGCTGCCCAGAG GTTGCTGTTGATGTGAGCAGTGGCCAGGCTGGGAGTCTGGCTGTGAAAATTCATAATATCTTATATCCCTATCGTTTCACCAAGGAGATGATTAATTCAATGCAG GTTCTTCACCAAGTGGACAATAAATTTATTGCTTGTTTAATCAACACTAGGAGTGAAGGGAATGCAAATGCAG ATGGAAATCTGCTGGTGTTGGTGGATCAGCATGCAGCCCATGAGCGTATCCGCTTGGAGCAACTTATTGCAG ATTCCTATGAGAAGCAGCGTGAAGAATCTGGCAAGAAGAAATTGCTGTCCTCCACCATCTGTCCCCCACTGGAGATTGAGGTAACAGAGGAGCAGAGAAGACTCTTACG GTGCTGCCACAAAAGCCTGGAGGAAGTAGGCCTTGAATTATCATTTCCAGAGAACAACAGCTCCCAGATTCTAGTTGGGAAAGTCCCCCTGTGTTTTATGGAGAGAGAGGCCAATGAATTACGACGGAAAAGACAGCCTGTGGCTAAAAGCATTGTGGAG GAGTTGATTCAAGAACAAGTTGAG CTATTGCAGACCACAGGAGGCGCACAAGGGACGCTCCCACTAACCTTTCTAAAGGTGCTGGCTTCCCAAGCATGCCATG
- the MLH3 gene encoding DNA mismatch repair protein Mlh3 isoform X4, which translates to MIKCLVEDVRTRLRSGVAINSLAQCVEELVLNSIDAKATCVAIRVDLETFKVQVVDNGSGMGREDLNKVGNRYFTSKCNSVEDLENLKFYGFRGEAVASIANMASIVEISSKTNNTVKTFMKLFQNGKALEVCEAELTRPSGGTTVTVYNLFHQLPVRKKCMDPLLEFERVRQKIEALSLIHPSISFSLRNDASCSMMLHLPKTKDMCSRFCQIYGLGRTQKLRKINYTSGEFELSGYISSEGHYNKNMQFLFVNNRLVLKTRLHKLMDFLLRKESVICKAKGGPANRQMSSSPVRHRGPELYGIFVINVKCPYCEYDVCLEPAKTLIEFRNWDALLACIEEGVKTFLKQEHLFVELSGEDIKEFNEDNGFSLYRTGTLHTALSEVKSIQDNFKKTCDDIVDSYETFNLQSKAVKRKVTIQEKSSDLIGSNGNAGEKEVSPGLIIAEPADAASPLLNKEGTNSDFSESDISEQEPKEFSNPKMVFVSRKSSENLYGESRSERVEIDSYAKMPHCTENCVEDAKTQEDSAAQKSSINIAFGNGVTQGQHERVEDTADGPELLWGRVLMGMSDVMKEDSRKNKGPNNDGGGKVVRSVPLKLCSTGLITHVMQNQPPHEQTEMNCSLNMHSKPGPVSAKDIFGNKMSFSVQSLNVQDISSILNKEYTTLPNREVCRAYAYEWLENETVSGQKNEEVASITARGRRECVTSHTRELLPVTSLSFPHNENNPSNRRQMVELSVTPRTQAYKKLSLSIQLGSLERFRRHYGKVRSVPSVSIPEKRSEFEPPDVLGSLADLDSLKNQNNNFECVNICETQVLERADCNNSCQAGCLLSLERSQFCGKETLLDRKAPCVRESPMTLTDYSQIRRKDLSSSRLLGSLASKLSRMKGDHKEVLATEVVGQVDEQFQTDSSRKGDTLHLLSQTDDFLQSSYQMCQSTSQEAGIDDCILASASDEQDAPFKMYSTRGGTMENALNQSLLINTDGEYMAPTSSGLALQSEKCYSEDICKDGKIVAVSSKQTSEATELSSVTFSSSLEVLGDVKNAVQSKNEESILCSVWMQHFDVSLGKMVYVNKMTGLSTYSTPPTEELQAACTKDITTMAVNVVLQSGFQCRCHPFRSELVLPFLPRPREERILASQDFRDADGESLQSLFSEWDNPVFARCPEVAVDVSSGQAGSLAVKIHNILYPYRFTKEMINSMQVLHQVDNKFIACLINTRSEGNANADGNLLVLVDQHAAHERIRLEQLIADSYEKQREESGKKKLLSSTICPPLEIEVTEEQRRLLRCCHKSLEEVGLELSFPENNSSQILVGKVPLCFMEREANELRRKRQPVAKSIVEKILYHLRSVLAKKLRDGYASLCSLCPWMGRGEGA; encoded by the exons ATGATCAAATGTTTGGTGGAAGATGTACGCACCAGGTTACGCTCTGGAGTGGCCATCAACTCACTGGCCCAGTGTGTTGAAGAGCTTGTCCTCAATAGCATTGATGCTAAAGCAACATGCGTGGCCATACGGGTGGATTTGGAAACTTTCAAGGTCCAAGTGGTGGACaatggctctgggatggggagagaggaccTAAATAAAGTGGGTAATCGATATTTCACTAGTAAGTGCAATTCAGTGGAGGACTTAGAGAATCTGAAGTTCTATGGTTTCCGAGGGGAAGCTGTGGCCAGCATAGCAAATATGGCCAGCATAGTGGAAATTTCATCCAAGACCAACAATACAGTGAAAACCTTTATGAAACTGTTTCAGAATGGGAAAGCACTGGAAGTCTGTGAGGCTGAATTGACTAGACCAAGTGGTGGAACAACAGTGACTGTGTATAACCTGTTCCACCAGTTACCAGTGAGGAAAAAGTGCATGGATCCCTTGCTGGAATTTGAGAGGGTTAGGCAGAAGATAGAGGCTCTTTCTCTCATACATCCTTCCATCTCATTTTCCTTAAGAAATGATGCTTCCTGTTCTATGATGCTTCATCTACCAAAGACAAAAGATATGTGTTCCCGTTTTTGTCAGATTTATGGACTGGGAAGAACACAGAAATTACGAAAAATAAATTATACATCTGGGGAGTTTGAGTTAAGTGGCTATATCAGTTCTGAAGGGCATTACAATAAAAATATGCAGTTTTTGTTTGTGAATAATAGActggttttaaaaacaagattGCATAAACTCATGGACTTTTTATTAAGGAAAGAAAGTGTAATTTGCAAGGCAAAAGGTGGCCCTGCCAACAGACAAATGAGTTCAAGTCCTGTTCGGCATCGTGGCCCAGAGCTCTATGGAATCTTTGTTATCAATGTGAAGTGTCCTTACTGTGAATATGATGTGTGTCTGGAACCTGCAAAAACTCTGATAGAATTCCGCAATTGGGATGCTCTTTTAGCTTGCATTGAGGAAggagtgaaaacatttttaaaacaagaacacTTATTTGTTGAACTGTCTGGTGAAGACATAAAAGAATTTAATGAAGACAATGGCTTTAGTTTGTACAGGACCGGAACTCTGCATACTGCACTCTCTGAAGTAAAGAGCATACAAGACAATTTTAAGAAAACATGTGATGATATTGTAGATTCCTATGAAACTTTTAATTTGCAATCAAAAGCTGTCAAAAGAAAAGTGACTATTCAGGAAAAGTCTTCAGATCTCATAGGTTCAAATGGTAATGCTGGAGAAAAGGAAGTCTCCCCAGGTCTGATCATTGCTGAACCAGCTGACGCAGCGAGTCCTCTGCTCAACAAAGAAGGCACCAATTCTGATTTCTCAGAATCAGATATCTCAGAACAAGAGCCAAAAGAGTTCAGCAATCCCAAAATGGTGTTTGTGAGCCGCAAGTCTTCAGAAAATCTCTATGGGGAGTCCAGGTCAGAAAGAGTAGAAATAGACAGTTATGCTAAAATGCCACATTGTACTGAGAATTGTGTGGAAGATGCAAAAACACAGGAGGACAGCGCAGCTCAGAAAAGCAGCATCAACATTGCCTTTGGAAATGGTGTCACTCAGGGGCAGCATGAGAGAGTTGAAGATACAGCTGATGGACCAGAACTTCTTTGGGGGAGAGTATTGATGGGAATGTCTGATGTGATGAAAGAAGACAGTAGAAAAAATAAAGGGCCAAATAATGATGGTGGAGGAAAGGTTGTTAGATCTGTACCACTGAAGTTGTGTTCCACAGGCCTTATAACTCATGTGATGCAAAATCAGCCACCGCATGAACAAACTGAAATGAATTGCTCATTAAACATGCATTCTAAACCTGGTCCTGTAAGTGCCAAGGACATATTTGGAAACAAGATGAGCTTTTCAGTTCAGAGTCTAAATGTTCAGGATATTTCTAGTATTTTAAATAAAGAGTATACTACACTACCCAATAGAGAAGTATGCAGAGCATATGCATATGAGTGGTTAGAAAATGAGACTGTATCAGGCCAGAAGAATGAGGAGGTAGCTTCCATTACTGCACGAGGTAGAAGGGAGTGTGTAACATCACACACTAGAGAGTTGCTTCCCGTCACTTCCTTGAGTTTTCCTCATAATGAAAATaatccaagcaacagaaggcaaATGGTTGAGCTATCTGTTACGCCCAGAACTCAAGCCTATAAGAAGCTGAGTTTGTCCATACAGTTGGGGTCTTTAGAGCGATTCAGGAGACATTATGGGAAGGTCAGGAGTGTTCCATCAGTATCTATTCCAGAGAAGAGGAGTGAATTTGAACCTCCAGATGTTCTTGGTTCTCTAGCTGATCTTGACAGCTTGAAGAATCAGAATAACAATTTTGAATGTGTTAACATTTGTGAAACTCAAGTTCTGGAACGTGCTGATTGTAATAATAGTTGCCAAGCTGGTTGCCTCCTTTCCTTGGAGAGGTCTCAGTTCTGTGGGAAAGAAACTTTGTTAGACAGAAAAGCTCCTTGCGTGAGAGAGAGTCCTATGACATTGACTGACTACTCTCAAATAAGAAGAAAAGACCTAAGCAGCAGTAGATTACTGGGATCACTAGCTTCTAAACTGTCCAGAATGAAGGGTGACCACAAGGAAGTTTTAGCTACAGAAGTTGTGGGACAAGTTGATGAACAATTCCAAACAGATTCAAGCAGAAAAGGTGACACATTGCATCTTTTGTCTCAAACTGATGATTTTTTGCAGAGCTCTTATCAAATGTGCCAAAGCACCTCACAAGAAGCAGGGATAGATGATTGCATCCTTGCATCTGCTTCTGATGAGCAGGATGCTCCCTTCAAAATGTATAGTACAAGAGGAGGGACCATGGAAAATGCTCTGAACCAGTCACTGCTCATCAACACAGATGGGGAGTACATGGCCCCCACAAGCAGTGGTTTGGCATTACAAAGTGAAAAATGTTATTCTGAAGACATCTGTAAAGATGGAAAGATTGTGGCTGTATCTTCAAAGCAGACTTCAGAAGCCACTGAGCTTTCCAGTGTAACTTTTTCAAGTAGTTTGGAAGTACTTGGAGATGTCAAAAATGCAGTTCAGTCTAAAAATGAGGAATCAATATTGTGTTCTGTCTGGATGCAACACTTTGATGTTTCACTGGGTAAGATGGTATACGTCAATAAAATGACTGGACTAAGCACCTACAGTACTCCTCCAACTGAAGAACTTCAGGCTGCTTGTACTAAAGATATAACTACAATGGCTGTGAATGTTGTCTTACAGAGTG GGTTTCAGTGCAGGTGCCATCCTTTTAGAAGTGAGCTTGTTCTACCCTTCCTTCCTAGACCTCGGGAAGAGAGGATTCTGGCAAGCCAGGATTTCAGAG ATGCTGATGGGGAGTCTCTCCAGTCCTTGTTTTCAGAGTGGGACAATCCTGTATTTGCTCGCTGCCCAGAG GTTGCTGTTGATGTGAGCAGTGGCCAGGCTGGGAGTCTGGCTGTGAAAATTCATAATATCTTATATCCCTATCGTTTCACCAAGGAGATGATTAATTCAATGCAG GTTCTTCACCAAGTGGACAATAAATTTATTGCTTGTTTAATCAACACTAGGAGTGAAGGGAATGCAAATGCAG ATGGAAATCTGCTGGTGTTGGTGGATCAGCATGCAGCCCATGAGCGTATCCGCTTGGAGCAACTTATTGCAG ATTCCTATGAGAAGCAGCGTGAAGAATCTGGCAAGAAGAAATTGCTGTCCTCCACCATCTGTCCCCCACTGGAGATTGAGGTAACAGAGGAGCAGAGAAGACTCTTACG GTGCTGCCACAAAAGCCTGGAGGAAGTAGGCCTTGAATTATCATTTCCAGAGAACAACAGCTCCCAGATTCTAGTTGGGAAAGTCCCCCTGTGTTTTATGGAGAGAGAGGCCAATGAATTACGACGGAAAAGACAGCCTGTGGCTAAAAGCATTGTGGAG AAAATCCTATACCACCTACGGTCTGTATTGGCGAAGAAACTGAGGGATGGTTATGCGAGCCTCTGCTCTTTATGTCCTTggatgggaaggggagagggggcatGA